Proteins found in one Streptomyces pactum genomic segment:
- a CDS encoding IS110 family transposase: MISTDGVDVFLGLDVGKQTHHGHGLTPAGKKVFDKPLPNSEPKLRAVFDKLKDKFGTVLVVVDQPASIGALPLTVARDAGCQVAYLPGLAMRRIADLYPGEAKTDAKDATVIADAARTMPHTLRSLDLADEVTAELTMLAGFDQDLAGEANRTSNRIRGLLTQFHPSLERVLGPRLDHPAVTWLLERYGSPTALRKAGRRRLVEAVRPRAPRMAQRLVQDIFAALDEQTVVVPGTGTLDVIVPSLAKSLAAVHEQRRALHARIEALLEAHPLSRVLTSMPGIGVRTAAILLTTVGDASTFPTAAHLASYAGLAPATRQSGTSIHGEHAPRGGNRQLKRAMFLSAFAALHDPASRSYYDRCRARGNPHTQALLRLARHRISVLFAMLRDGTFYEPRTPRTA, encoded by the coding sequence GTGATCAGCACCGACGGGGTGGACGTCTTCCTGGGCCTGGACGTCGGCAAGCAGACCCATCACGGCCACGGACTCACCCCGGCCGGGAAGAAAGTCTTCGACAAACCGCTGCCCAACAGCGAACCGAAGCTGCGGGCGGTCTTCGACAAGCTCAAGGACAAGTTCGGCACCGTCCTGGTGGTCGTGGACCAGCCCGCGTCCATCGGCGCCCTCCCGCTCACGGTCGCCCGGGACGCCGGCTGCCAGGTCGCCTACCTGCCCGGACTCGCGATGCGCCGGATCGCCGACCTCTACCCCGGCGAGGCCAAGACCGACGCCAAAGACGCCACCGTCATCGCCGACGCCGCCCGCACCATGCCCCACACCCTGCGCTCCCTGGACCTGGCCGACGAGGTCACCGCCGAGCTGACCATGCTGGCCGGTTTCGACCAGGATCTGGCCGGCGAGGCCAACCGCACCAGCAACCGCATCCGCGGCCTGCTCACCCAGTTCCACCCCAGCCTGGAACGCGTCCTGGGCCCGCGCCTGGACCATCCGGCGGTGACCTGGCTCCTGGAGCGTTACGGATCCCCGACCGCTTTGCGGAAGGCGGGCCGCCGCAGGCTGGTCGAGGCCGTCCGCCCCAGGGCCCCGCGCATGGCCCAGCGGCTGGTCCAGGACATCTTCGCGGCGCTGGACGAGCAGACCGTCGTCGTCCCCGGCACCGGCACCCTCGACGTCATCGTCCCGTCGCTGGCGAAGTCCCTGGCCGCCGTCCACGAACAACGCCGGGCCCTTCATGCCCGGATCGAGGCCCTGCTGGAGGCCCACCCTCTTTCCCGGGTCCTGACCTCGATGCCCGGCATCGGCGTCAGGACCGCCGCCATCCTCCTGACCACCGTCGGCGACGCCAGCACCTTCCCCACCGCCGCCCACCTCGCCTCCTACGCCGGCCTCGCCCCGGCCACCCGGCAGTCCGGCACATCGATCCACGGCGAGCACGCACCCCGAGGCGGGAACCGGCAGCTGAAACGGGCGATGTTCCTCTCCGCGTTCGCAGCCCTCCACGACCCGGCCTCCCGCAGCTACTACGACCGCTGCCGAGCCCGAGGCAACCCCCACACCCAAGCCCTCCTCCGCCTCGCCCGCCACCGCATCAGCGTCCTGTTCGCCATGCTCCGCGACGGAACCTTCTACGAACCAAGAACCCCCCGAACCGCTTGA
- a CDS encoding helix-turn-helix transcriptional regulator: MIRTSSRLLRLVSLLSARPEWTCRQLAERMEVTDRTVRRDIARLRDLGYGVESVPGPWGGYRLGPGARMPPLVLDDEEALAVAVALREAALSGVLGTGQAALSALLKLRQSLPARLADQLSTLDGALEHTPRSGEPQIDTLVLLDLARACHSALRTTLAYRDHAGRASVRAIDPYRLVHTGLRWYLVARDVTRQQWRTFRADRVVSVRATTEPADLTDPPDAAALVSGAIASVMYPVYATVRLPLPLDQALRKVPSTIGTHSPDGPQATVVHIGGNSTEQLAAYLLGLATPLTVLSPDPVRQALLRHAHALLTANP; this comes from the coding sequence GTGATCAGGACCTCCTCCCGTCTGCTGCGCCTGGTGTCGCTGCTGTCCGCGCGCCCCGAATGGACCTGCCGCCAACTGGCCGAACGGATGGAGGTCACCGACCGCACGGTCCGCCGGGACATCGCCCGGCTGCGTGACCTCGGCTACGGAGTCGAGTCCGTCCCCGGCCCCTGGGGCGGCTACCGGCTCGGCCCCGGCGCCCGAATGCCGCCGCTGGTACTCGACGACGAAGAGGCCCTGGCCGTCGCCGTCGCCCTGCGCGAAGCCGCACTCAGCGGAGTCCTCGGTACGGGGCAAGCCGCCCTCTCCGCGCTGCTCAAGCTCCGCCAGAGCCTGCCCGCACGCCTCGCGGACCAACTGAGCACACTGGACGGGGCCCTCGAACACACCCCCCGCTCCGGCGAACCGCAGATCGACACCCTGGTGCTGCTGGACCTGGCGCGAGCCTGCCACAGCGCACTGCGCACCACCCTCGCCTACCGGGACCACGCCGGCCGGGCCTCCGTGCGGGCCATCGACCCGTACCGCCTGGTCCACACCGGCCTGCGCTGGTACCTGGTCGCCCGGGACGTCACCAGACAGCAATGGCGCACCTTCCGCGCCGACCGGGTGGTGAGCGTGCGCGCCACCACCGAACCGGCCGACCTGACCGATCCGCCCGACGCCGCCGCACTGGTCTCCGGCGCGATCGCGAGCGTCATGTACCCGGTGTACGCGACCGTCCGCCTCCCGCTCCCACTGGACCAGGCCCTGCGCAAGGTCCCCTCCACCATCGGAACCCACAGCCCTGACGGCCCCCAGGCCACCGTGGTCCACATCGGCGGCAACAGCACCGAACAACTCGCCGCCTACCTCCTCGGTCTGGCCACACCGCTCACCGTGCTGTCCCCGGACCCGGTACGGCAGGCCCTCCTCCGCCACGCCCACGCTCTCCTGACGGCCAATCCCTGA
- a CDS encoding VOC family protein has translation MRTSSCWGGREPLGSASSARRATSPRPACPDPAHSKQAHLELGVDDLDAAQERMLALGAILPSFQPRPEVWRVLLDPAGHPFCLSTHAN, from the coding sequence GTGAGGACTTCGTCCTGCTGGGGCGGGCGGGAGCCCCTGGGCTCGGCTTCATCCGCCAGACGGGCTACCAGCCCCCGGCCGGCCTGTCCCGACCCTGCCCACAGCAAGCAGGCCCACCTCGAACTCGGTGTCGACGACCTGGACGCCGCGCAGGAGAGAATGCTCGCCCTGGGGGCCATCCTGCCGTCCTTCCAGCCTCGGCCCGAGGTGTGGCGGGTGCTCCTGGACCCGGCAGGTCATCCCTTCTGCCTGTCAACGCACGCGAACTGA